The following proteins come from a genomic window of Emys orbicularis isolate rEmyOrb1 chromosome 9, rEmyOrb1.hap1, whole genome shotgun sequence:
- the P2RY4 gene encoding P2Y purinoceptor 4, with protein MATSVGTIPAALLTPTPTFQLTANTTSKGEENCVFNEEFKFILLPVSYGFVFVVGLLLNSWALWMFICKMRPWNATTTYMFNLAVSDTLYVLSLPTLVYYYADRNNWPFGEGLCKIVRFLFYANLYCSILFLTCISVHRYVGICHPIQSLGWVKTKHARLICVGVWFIVTICLIPNLIFVTTSTSGNNTLCHDTTKPEEFDHYVHYSSSIMALLFGIPFLVIVVCYSLMAKRLWKPSLSSSNQSIPVYKKRSIKIIIIVITVFAICFLPFHITRTLYYTARLFQANCRTLNIVNFTYKITRPLASINSCIDPILYFLAGDKYRGRLRRAALKMPKSENPSTLALVSQLKKNGFSTSRGASYSINDA; from the coding sequence ATGGCCACTTCGGTGGGGACAATCCCAGCTGCTCTGTTGACTCCAACACCTACTTTCCAGCTGACAGCAAATACCACCAGCAAAGGTGAGGAGAATTGCGTCTTCAATGAGGAGTTTAAATTCATCCTGCTGCCCGTGTCCTATGGGTTTGTCTTTGTGGTGGGGCTACTGCTCAATTCCTGGGCCTTGTGGATGTTCATCTGTAAGATGAGGCCCTGGAACGCCACCACCACCTACATGTTTAATCTGGCTGTCTCAGACACTCTGTACGTgctttctctccccaccctggTCTATTACTATGCTGACCGCAACAACTGGCCCTTTGGGGAGGGACTCTGCAAGATTGTGCGCTTCCTCTTCTATGCCAACCTATACTGTAGCATACTCTTCCTCACCTGCATCAGCGTGCACCGCTACGTGGGGATCTGCCACCCCATTCAATCGCTCGGGTGGGTGAAGACCAAGCATGCCCGCCTCATCTGCGTGGGTGTGTGGTTCATTGTCACCATCTGCCTCATACCCAACCTGATCTTTGTCACCACCAGCACCAGCGGCAACAACACTCTTTGCCATGACACCACCAAGCCCGAAGAGTTTGACCACTATGTGCACTACAGCTCCTCAATCATGGCCCTCCTCTTTGGCATCCCCTTTCTGGTGATCGTTGTGTGCTACAGTCTGATGGCTAAGAGGCTTTGGAAACCCAGCCTATCCAGCTCCAACCAGAGCATCCCCGTCTACAAGAAACGCTCTATCAAGATTATCATCATTGTAATCACAGTCTTTGCCATCTGCTTCCTACCCTTCCACATCACACGGACACTGTACTATACTGCCAGGCTCTTCCAAGCCAACTGCAGGACCCTCAACATCGTCAACTTCACCTACAAGATCACACGGCCTCTGGCCAGCATCAACAGCTGCATAGACCCCATCCTGTACTTCCTGGCTGGGGATAAGTACAGGGGAAGGCTGCGTCGGGCTGCGCTCAAAATGCCCAAATCTGAGAACCCATCTACTCTAGCCCTTGTCTCACAACTCAAGAAGAATGGCTTCTCCACCTCCCGAGGTGCCAGCTACTCCATCAATGATGCCTGA